In one Tachysurus vachellii isolate PV-2020 chromosome 24, HZAU_Pvac_v1, whole genome shotgun sequence genomic region, the following are encoded:
- the tsc2 gene encoding tuberin isoform X2, whose amino-acid sequence MNKQPSKESLKDKLKGVFGLAPRIPTKQTESKPSEFIITHDILKELAPECGLSNRLRVIHHVCDLAKSKKFEEHAVEALWKAVEDMMQPEQPPEARHAVLLLLRAIIQGQGERLGPLRAYFFKIIWDYQPCNEDLPERLGVFKALTENGKDVTYLEDEIARFVVVWMETGLTADFLHVLVNLVKFNSCYLDQNVSLMVQKICLLCNRTTSSTDIEVALQVLDAVVCYNCLPSDSLTIFIITLCRTVNVKEFCESCWKLMRKVLGTHLGHSAIYTMCRIMEERAYTEDAALLRGAVFFVGMALWGAHRLPTLKNTPTLVLPSFYKAMNCANEVVSYEIVLSITRLIKKYGKELQIVTWDILLAIIERLLQQIQSAGSPEMKAIVFELLTTVEELYEQNDYHGSTERFFSLVEKCAEKRPDASVLTLISYRAQSIHPAKDGWIHQSLHRLMEKFFRNETRSVIRIKVLHILSFVLSTNRQLYEEELIEVVVLPQLGQIAEDRDQSVRKQATQLLVDLAEGCNTHHFNSLLDIIEKVASRPLSCSVDGERELSADSPMEDVKTAILGLLEILQSKLYSLPASHASRVYELLITHLQLHYKNKYCSALASSVRLQVFDFLLLMRADSLHRLGVPNKDGVLRFSPYCYCDVGGTEKREAEKKPAGTVSSPTGSPAPAAPPTSIRTACLPYNLAFNVLLQCLKMETDWKVLKLVLDKMPWTLQYKVLLLTSPCSVDQLCSTLCSMVTDRLISERLKRTPDGFSRTEVQLAVVPVLTALTSYHSYLEQSRQRELVQCLETGLIYRCAKQCVVALTMCTVEMPDIMIKLLPALIVKLTHISATVTMASPMLEFLSTLVRLPHLYANFVAEQYVSVFAISLPYTNPSKFNQYIVSLAHHVIAMWFIRCRMPFRKDFVQYITKGLRSNALLPFDDTHEQSSFRARSTSLNERPKRMQTSTTTCSLGSADENAVMQADDALKTVHLELTETCLDMMARYVFSNFSALPKRSPIAEFLLAGGPSMTWLVGNKLVTITTSGGSRTQNLLGLDTAERPGGGEMTRSDPTLHTRQTKEAPAKLESQSSQQLSRASRIRVRSMSGGHALRAGAVQSLSPLVSPSEGEFGSPLEALNCPRGVEELPQSSSSSSHAALPLRDKSGLAEFVPMLTQGWAQIFIRRPSGNTSWLMCLENPPSPFSSELGNMPLQELSSVLMAMDGVREPQTDAPSACSASSDAPKHHNKPSFIQRSNTDSVVVLEEGGQGKAPESDPESPQMELEGATSEPIYMSADMFKPSNTMLSRSSSTSSQDDKSTLEEVSEGGIPIDQPPLTFSTPGAPDSDLPFSHSQTLNKSSSSPELQTLPEAFARATGSAVGAGDLPWSRSLVEGKNMQGQGLSERETLGEGESVGSAGPQSLGASVSTSSSTSKMKLEFPSAQPGSLSPSGHRPRGHTISVSAPSSRRERKSDRESYHNRAGMSNSEKSSGLSPSFVFLQLYHSPFFGNESNKPLLLPKSELIDRAVKVLDQMPPYDTHKIGVVFVGPGQANNEVAILSNEYGSNRYARFLTGLGKLIHLKDCDPDQIFLGGLDHGRYADDGEFTYCWHDDIMQAIFHIATLMPNRESDKSCCNKKRHIGNDFVVVVYNDSGEEYKLGTIKGQFNFVEVVIKPLDYESNLVTLQCRRDLEGLVDTTVAKIVSDQNLPLLVRQMALHANMASLVHQYRANPSDAYASKWLARLRHIKRIRIRAQEEIQSRPTPGISLTQSHAPMQNKPSHQPSGSAPNTDCGQRKRLVSTVDDFTDFV is encoded by the exons ATGAATAAGCAGCCCAGTAAGGAGTCTCTGAAGGATAAGCTGAAGGGGGTGTTTGGACTTGCCCCACGTATCCCCACTAAACAGACCGAGAGTAAACCATCTGAGTTTATCATCACCCATGACATCCTGAAG gagctAGCACCCGAGTGTGGGCTGAGCAACAGACTCAGGGTCATTCACCATGTATGTGACCTCGCCAAGTCCAAAAAGTTTGAGGAG CATGCCGTGGAGGCTTTATGGAAGGCGGTGGAGGACATGATGCAACCCGAACAACCACCCGAAGCTCGACACGCTGTGCTACTGCTGCTAAGAGCTATAATACAGggacag ggggagAGACTGGGTCCACTGAGAGCGTACTTCTTTAAGATCATTTGGGACTACCAGCCGTGTAACGAGGACCTGCCTGAGAGGCTCGGGGTGTTCAAGGCCCTCACAGAGAACGGGAAAGATGTCACCTACCTTGAGGACGAGATAG CTCGTTTCGTTGTCGTTTGGATGGAAACAGGATTGACTGCTGATTTTTTGCATGTGCTGGTGAACCTGGTCAAATTCAACTCCTGCTACTTGGACCAGAATGTGTCACTGATGGTGca GAAGATCTGCTTGCTGTGTAACCGAACTACATCCTCCACAGATATCGAG gtAGCTCTGCAGGTGCTGGATGCGGTGGTGTGTTATAACTGCTTGCCGTCTGACTCCCTgaccatcttcatcatcacactgtgcaGAACGGTTAACGTGAAGGAGTTCTGCGAATCCTGCTGGAAG TTGATGAGGAAGGTGTTGGGGACTCACCTGGGACACAGTGCAATCTACACTATGTGTCGCATCATGGAGGAAAG GGCGTATACGGAGGACGCTGCTCTGCTGAGAGGAGCTGTGTTTTTTGTCGGCATGGCACTGTGGGGAGCTCACAGACTCCCTACTCTTAAAAACACACCCACGCTGGTGCTGCCCTCATtctacaag GCCATGAACTGCGCTAACGAGGTGGTGTCCTACGAGATCGTCCTGTCCATCACACGGCTGATAAAGAAGTACGGCAAAGAGCTGCAGATCGTCACCTGGGACATACTGCTGGCCATCATAGAGAGGCTTCTGCAGCAgatacag agcgcAGGTAGTCCTGAGATGAAGGCGATTGTGTTTGAGTTGTTGACTACGGTGGAAGAGCTGTACGAACAGAACGACTACCACGGATCCACAGAGCGCTTCTTCAGCCTGGTGGaaaaatgtgcagaaaaacgaccg gatGCGTCAGTGCTGACTCTGATTTCATACCGAGCTCAGTCCATTCATCCTGCTAAAGACGGCTGGATCCACCAGAGCCTCCATCGCCTTATGGAAAAATTCTTCAG gaacGAGACACGCAGCGTGATCAGAATCAAAGTGCTGCACATCCTTTCCTTTGTCCTCAGCACCAACAGGCAGCTCTATGAG GAGGAGCTGATTGAGGTGGTGGTGCTGCCACAGTTGGGACAGATCGCAGAGGACCGTGACCAGTCTGTGCGTAAACAGGCCACACAGCTGCTGGTGGATCTCGCTGAGGGCTGCAACACACACCATTTCAACAGCCTGCTCGACATCATCGagaag GTGGCAAGTCGTCCGTTATCATGCTCtgtagatggagagagagagctctcaGCTGACTCACCCATGGAGGATGTCAAAACTGCCATATTGGGGCTACTTGAGATcttgcag AGTAAGCTGTACAGTCTACCAGCTAGTCACGCGAGTCGAGTGTACGAGTTGCTGATCACTCATCTACAGCTTCACTACAAAAACAAGTATTGCTCTGCCCTCGCCAGTTCTGTACGCCtacag GTGTTTGATTTCTTGTTGCTGATGAGAGCGGATTCACTGCACCGTTTGGGCGTGCCCAATAAAGATGGAGTCCTGCGCTTTAGCCCCTACTGCTACTGTGATGtggg TGGGACGGAGAAGAGAGAGGCGGAGAAAAAGCCAGCAGGAACTGTCTCCTCACCAACAGGAAGTCCCGCCCCTGCGGCTCCACCCACCTCCATCCGTACAGCCTGCCTGCCGTACAACCTCGCTTTCAACGTGCTGCTTCAGTGTTTGAAAAtg gaAACAGACTGGAAGGTTCTTAAGTTGGTGTTGGATAAAATGCCATGGACGCTGCAGTATAAAGTTTTACTCCTCACGTCACCATGTAGCGTAGATCAGTTGTGCTCCACACTCTGTtccatg gtgaCGGATCGTCTGATCTCAGAGAGGTTAAAACGAACTCCAGATGGTTTCTCTCGCACTGAAGTCCAGCTGGCTGTGGTTCCTGTTCTGACGGCACTCACATCCTATCACAGTTACTTAGAACAGTCCAGACAG AGGGAGCTGGTGCAGTGTTTGGAGACGGGTCTGATCTACCGCTGTGCTAAGCAGTGTGTCGTGGCTCTGACCATGTGTACAGTGGAGATGCCTGACATCATGATCAAACTGCTGCCCGCCCTCATCGTCAAGCTCACCCACATCTCGGCAACCGTCACCATGGCGTCACCCATGCTGGAGTTCCTGTCCA cACTGGTCAGGCTGCCTCACCTGTACGCTAACTTTGTAGCCGAGCAGTACGTCAGTGTCTTTGCCATCTCGCTGCCCTACACCAACCCCTCTAA gtttAATCAGTACATCGTGTCTCTCGCCCACCATGTAATTGCCATGTGGTTCATCCGCTGCAGGATGCCTTTCAGGAAAGACTTTGTGCAGTACATcactaag ggtctccGCTCAAATGCTCTGCTTCCGTTCGATGACACACACGAGCAGAGCAGTTTTCGGGCACGCAGCACCAGTCTGAACGAGAGGCCgaagag gatgcaGACGTCTACCACTACGTGCAGTCTGGGCTCCGCAGACGAAAACGCTGTAATGCAGGCAGACGACGCGCTGAAGACGGTTCACCTGGAGCTCACAGAGACTTGCCTGGACATGATGGCCCGCTATGTCTTCTCTAACTTCTCCGCCTTGCCCAagag GTCTCCCATCGCTGAGTTCCTATTGGCTGGTGGACCCAGCATGACCTGGTTGGTGGGTAACAAGCTGGTTACCATAACGACCAGCGGTGGCTCACGCACTCAGAACTTATTAGGCCTTGACACAGCAGAGAGACCAGGGGGAGGAGAGATGACCcg GTCAGACCCAACACTTCACACCAGACAAACGAAGGAAGCTCCAGCCAAACTGGAGTCTCAGTCCAGTCAACAGCTGAGCCGAGCTTCACGCATCAGAGTCCGCTCCATGTCCG gtggtCATGCTCTGCGTGCTGGAGCGGTGCAGAGTCTCAGCCCCCTGGTTTCTCCATCTGAGGGGGAATTTGGCTCTCCTCTGGAAGCTCTGAACTGTCCTCGTGGTGTAGAGGAACTCCCAcaatcctcctcttcctcctcacacGCGGCGCTGCCCCTCAGAGACAAGAGCGGCCTGGCCGAGTTCGTGCCCATGCTCACGCAAGGATGGGCTCAAATATTTATAAGGAGACCATCAG GAAACACCAGCTGGCTAATGTGTCTGGAGAATCCGCCGAGTCCGTTCTCCTCAGAGCTGGGAAACATGCCTCTGCAGGAGCTTTCTAGTGTCCTCATGGCTATGGATGGGGTAAGAGAACCCCAGACTGATGCTCCGTCTGCCTGTTCAGCTTCATCTGATGCCCCCAAGCATCATAACAAACCCAGCTTTATACAGCGCTCCAACACGG ACTCTGTGGTCGTGTTAGAAGAAGGCGGGCAGGGAAAGGCACCGGAGTCGGACCCGGAGTCGCCGCAGATGGAACTGGAGGGCGCGACATCGGAACCGATTTACATGAGCGCCGATATGTTCAAGCCTTCAAACACCATGCTGAGCAGG TCCTCCTCAACCTCCAGTCAGGATGACAAGTCGACCCTCGAGGAGGTGAGTGAGGGAGGCATCCCGATTGACCAGCCCCCGTTGACCTTCTCCACTCCCGGAGCTCCAGACTCGGACTTGCCCTTTTCCCACTCGCAGACTCTGAACAAGTCCAGCTCCTCTCCAGAGCTCCAGACCCTGCCTGAGGCCTTTGCAAGAGCCACAGGCTCTGCGGTTGGAGCAGGAGATCTACCCTGGTCTAGGAGCCTGGTTGAAGGAAAAAATATGCAAGGTCAGGGTTTATCTGAAAGAGAAACCctaggagagggagagagtgtcgGTTCAGCAGGACCTCAGAGCCTGGGTGCCAGCGTATCCACATCATCTTCCACCTCCAAGATGAAGCTGGAGTTCCCGAGCGCCCAGCCAGGCTCCCTGTCACCTAGTGGACATCGGCCTCGCGGGCACACCATCTCTGTTTCTGCTCCCTCATcacggagagagaggaagtcTGACCGCGAGTCCTACCACAACCGAGCAGGCATGTCTAATTCTGAGAAGAGCTCCGGGCTGAGCCCAAG TTTTGTCTTCCTACAGCTTTACCATTCGCCCTTTTTTGGTAACGAGTCCAACAAGCCCCTCCTCCTGCCCAAATCAGAG CTAATCGATCGAGCAGTTAAAGTGCTGGATCAGATGCCGCCGTACGACACTCATAAGATAGGAGTGGTGTTCGTGGGACCTGGACAG GCGAATAATGAGGTGGCGATCCTGTCGAACGAGTACGGGTCGAACCGTTACGCTCGGTTCCTGACTGGCCTCGGGAAACTCATCCACCTGAAGGACTGCGACCCGGACCAGATCTTCCTGGGAGGACTGGATCACGGACGCTACGCAGATGATGGAGAGTTCACCTACTGCTGGCACGATGACATCATGCAAG CCATTTTTCACATTGCCACGCTGATGCCCAACAGAGAGAGCGATAAGAGCTGCTGCAACAAGAAACGCCACATCGGGAACGACTTTGTGGTGGTGGTTTACAACGACTCGGGTGAGGAATACAAACTGGGTACCATTAAG GGCCAGTTTAACTTTGTGGAGGTGGTCATAAAGCCTCTGGACTACGAGAGTAACCTGGTCACGCTGCAGTGTCGTAGAG ACCTGGAGGGTTTGGTGGACACCACAGTGGCGAAGATCGTATCGGACCAGAACCTTCCTCTGCTGGTGAGACAGATGGCTCTGCACGCTAAC ATGGCGTCACTGGTGCACCAGTACAGAGCGAATCCGTCTGACGCCTACGCTTCGAAATGGCTGGCGAGACTCCGGCACATCAAGAGGATCAGAATTCGG GCTCAAGAGGAGATCCAGTCCCGGCCCACACCCGGAATCTCGCTCACGCAGAGCCACGCCCCCATGCAGAACAAACCCTCCCACCAGCCCTCAGGCTCCGCCCCCAACACAGACTGCGGCCAGAGGAAGCGTCTGGTTTCGACGGTCGACGACTTCACCGATTTTGTTTAG
- the tsc2 gene encoding tuberin isoform X1, producing MNKQPSKESLKDKLKGVFGLAPRIPTKQTESKPSEFIITHDILKELAPECGLSNRLRVIHHVCDLAKSKKFEEHAVEALWKAVEDMMQPEQPPEARHAVLLLLRAIIQGQGERLGPLRAYFFKIIWDYQPCNEDLPERLGVFKALTENGKDVTYLEDEIARFVVVWMETGLTADFLHVLVNLVKFNSCYLDQNVSLMVQKICLLCNRTTSSTDIEVALQVLDAVVCYNCLPSDSLTIFIITLCRTVNVKEFCESCWKLMRKVLGTHLGHSAIYTMCRIMEERAYTEDAALLRGAVFFVGMALWGAHRLPTLKNTPTLVLPSFYKAMNCANEVVSYEIVLSITRLIKKYGKELQIVTWDILLAIIERLLQQIQSAGSPEMKAIVFELLTTVEELYEQNDYHGSTERFFSLVEKCAEKRPDASVLTLISYRAQSIHPAKDGWIHQSLHRLMEKFFRNETRSVIRIKVLHILSFVLSTNRQLYEEELIEVVVLPQLGQIAEDRDQSVRKQATQLLVDLAEGCNTHHFNSLLDIIEKVASRPLSCSVDGERELSADSPMEDVKTAILGLLEILQSKLYSLPASHASRVYELLITHLQLHYKNKYCSALASSVRLQVFDFLLLMRADSLHRLGVPNKDGVLRFSPYCYCDVGGTEKREAEKKPAGTVSSPTGSPAPAAPPTSIRTACLPYNLAFNVLLQCLKMETDWKVLKLVLDKMPWTLQYKVLLLTSPCSVDQLCSTLCSMVTDRLISERLKRTPDGFSRTEVQLAVVPVLTALTSYHSYLEQSRQRELVQCLETGLIYRCAKQCVVALTMCTVEMPDIMIKLLPALIVKLTHISATVTMASPMLEFLSTLVRLPHLYANFVAEQYVSVFAISLPYTNPSKFNQYIVSLAHHVIAMWFIRCRMPFRKDFVQYITKGLRSNALLPFDDTHEQSSFRARSTSLNERPKSLRTAKVAKQSQSANSPVKELKDLSAMDAFRSRSISVSEHAVRRMQTSTTTCSLGSADENAVMQADDALKTVHLELTETCLDMMARYVFSNFSALPKRSPIAEFLLAGGPSMTWLVGNKLVTITTSGGSRTQNLLGLDTAERPGGGEMTRSDPTLHTRQTKEAPAKLESQSSQQLSRASRIRVRSMSGGHALRAGAVQSLSPLVSPSEGEFGSPLEALNCPRGVEELPQSSSSSSHAALPLRDKSGLAEFVPMLTQGWAQIFIRRPSGNTSWLMCLENPPSPFSSELGNMPLQELSSVLMAMDGVREPQTDAPSACSASSDAPKHHNKPSFIQRSNTDSVVVLEEGGQGKAPESDPESPQMELEGATSEPIYMSADMFKPSNTMLSRSSSTSSQDDKSTLEEVSEGGIPIDQPPLTFSTPGAPDSDLPFSHSQTLNKSSSSPELQTLPEAFARATGSAVGAGDLPWSRSLVEGKNMQGQGLSERETLGEGESVGSAGPQSLGASVSTSSSTSKMKLEFPSAQPGSLSPSGHRPRGHTISVSAPSSRRERKSDRESYHNRAGMSNSEKSSGLSPSFVFLQLYHSPFFGNESNKPLLLPKSELIDRAVKVLDQMPPYDTHKIGVVFVGPGQANNEVAILSNEYGSNRYARFLTGLGKLIHLKDCDPDQIFLGGLDHGRYADDGEFTYCWHDDIMQAIFHIATLMPNRESDKSCCNKKRHIGNDFVVVVYNDSGEEYKLGTIKGQFNFVEVVIKPLDYESNLVTLQCRRDLEGLVDTTVAKIVSDQNLPLLVRQMALHANMASLVHQYRANPSDAYASKWLARLRHIKRIRIRAQEEIQSRPTPGISLTQSHAPMQNKPSHQPSGSAPNTDCGQRKRLVSTVDDFTDFV from the exons ATGAATAAGCAGCCCAGTAAGGAGTCTCTGAAGGATAAGCTGAAGGGGGTGTTTGGACTTGCCCCACGTATCCCCACTAAACAGACCGAGAGTAAACCATCTGAGTTTATCATCACCCATGACATCCTGAAG gagctAGCACCCGAGTGTGGGCTGAGCAACAGACTCAGGGTCATTCACCATGTATGTGACCTCGCCAAGTCCAAAAAGTTTGAGGAG CATGCCGTGGAGGCTTTATGGAAGGCGGTGGAGGACATGATGCAACCCGAACAACCACCCGAAGCTCGACACGCTGTGCTACTGCTGCTAAGAGCTATAATACAGggacag ggggagAGACTGGGTCCACTGAGAGCGTACTTCTTTAAGATCATTTGGGACTACCAGCCGTGTAACGAGGACCTGCCTGAGAGGCTCGGGGTGTTCAAGGCCCTCACAGAGAACGGGAAAGATGTCACCTACCTTGAGGACGAGATAG CTCGTTTCGTTGTCGTTTGGATGGAAACAGGATTGACTGCTGATTTTTTGCATGTGCTGGTGAACCTGGTCAAATTCAACTCCTGCTACTTGGACCAGAATGTGTCACTGATGGTGca GAAGATCTGCTTGCTGTGTAACCGAACTACATCCTCCACAGATATCGAG gtAGCTCTGCAGGTGCTGGATGCGGTGGTGTGTTATAACTGCTTGCCGTCTGACTCCCTgaccatcttcatcatcacactgtgcaGAACGGTTAACGTGAAGGAGTTCTGCGAATCCTGCTGGAAG TTGATGAGGAAGGTGTTGGGGACTCACCTGGGACACAGTGCAATCTACACTATGTGTCGCATCATGGAGGAAAG GGCGTATACGGAGGACGCTGCTCTGCTGAGAGGAGCTGTGTTTTTTGTCGGCATGGCACTGTGGGGAGCTCACAGACTCCCTACTCTTAAAAACACACCCACGCTGGTGCTGCCCTCATtctacaag GCCATGAACTGCGCTAACGAGGTGGTGTCCTACGAGATCGTCCTGTCCATCACACGGCTGATAAAGAAGTACGGCAAAGAGCTGCAGATCGTCACCTGGGACATACTGCTGGCCATCATAGAGAGGCTTCTGCAGCAgatacag agcgcAGGTAGTCCTGAGATGAAGGCGATTGTGTTTGAGTTGTTGACTACGGTGGAAGAGCTGTACGAACAGAACGACTACCACGGATCCACAGAGCGCTTCTTCAGCCTGGTGGaaaaatgtgcagaaaaacgaccg gatGCGTCAGTGCTGACTCTGATTTCATACCGAGCTCAGTCCATTCATCCTGCTAAAGACGGCTGGATCCACCAGAGCCTCCATCGCCTTATGGAAAAATTCTTCAG gaacGAGACACGCAGCGTGATCAGAATCAAAGTGCTGCACATCCTTTCCTTTGTCCTCAGCACCAACAGGCAGCTCTATGAG GAGGAGCTGATTGAGGTGGTGGTGCTGCCACAGTTGGGACAGATCGCAGAGGACCGTGACCAGTCTGTGCGTAAACAGGCCACACAGCTGCTGGTGGATCTCGCTGAGGGCTGCAACACACACCATTTCAACAGCCTGCTCGACATCATCGagaag GTGGCAAGTCGTCCGTTATCATGCTCtgtagatggagagagagagctctcaGCTGACTCACCCATGGAGGATGTCAAAACTGCCATATTGGGGCTACTTGAGATcttgcag AGTAAGCTGTACAGTCTACCAGCTAGTCACGCGAGTCGAGTGTACGAGTTGCTGATCACTCATCTACAGCTTCACTACAAAAACAAGTATTGCTCTGCCCTCGCCAGTTCTGTACGCCtacag GTGTTTGATTTCTTGTTGCTGATGAGAGCGGATTCACTGCACCGTTTGGGCGTGCCCAATAAAGATGGAGTCCTGCGCTTTAGCCCCTACTGCTACTGTGATGtggg TGGGACGGAGAAGAGAGAGGCGGAGAAAAAGCCAGCAGGAACTGTCTCCTCACCAACAGGAAGTCCCGCCCCTGCGGCTCCACCCACCTCCATCCGTACAGCCTGCCTGCCGTACAACCTCGCTTTCAACGTGCTGCTTCAGTGTTTGAAAAtg gaAACAGACTGGAAGGTTCTTAAGTTGGTGTTGGATAAAATGCCATGGACGCTGCAGTATAAAGTTTTACTCCTCACGTCACCATGTAGCGTAGATCAGTTGTGCTCCACACTCTGTtccatg gtgaCGGATCGTCTGATCTCAGAGAGGTTAAAACGAACTCCAGATGGTTTCTCTCGCACTGAAGTCCAGCTGGCTGTGGTTCCTGTTCTGACGGCACTCACATCCTATCACAGTTACTTAGAACAGTCCAGACAG AGGGAGCTGGTGCAGTGTTTGGAGACGGGTCTGATCTACCGCTGTGCTAAGCAGTGTGTCGTGGCTCTGACCATGTGTACAGTGGAGATGCCTGACATCATGATCAAACTGCTGCCCGCCCTCATCGTCAAGCTCACCCACATCTCGGCAACCGTCACCATGGCGTCACCCATGCTGGAGTTCCTGTCCA cACTGGTCAGGCTGCCTCACCTGTACGCTAACTTTGTAGCCGAGCAGTACGTCAGTGTCTTTGCCATCTCGCTGCCCTACACCAACCCCTCTAA gtttAATCAGTACATCGTGTCTCTCGCCCACCATGTAATTGCCATGTGGTTCATCCGCTGCAGGATGCCTTTCAGGAAAGACTTTGTGCAGTACATcactaag ggtctccGCTCAAATGCTCTGCTTCCGTTCGATGACACACACGAGCAGAGCAGTTTTCGGGCACGCAGCACCAGTCTGAACGAGAGGCCgaagag TCTGAGAACTGCCAAAGTGGCGAAGCAGAGCCAGAGCGCTAACTCCCCTGTTAAAGAGCTGAAAGATCTGTCAGCCATGGACGCCTTCCGTTCCCGAAGCATCAGCGTTTCCGAGCACGCGGTGCGCAG gatgcaGACGTCTACCACTACGTGCAGTCTGGGCTCCGCAGACGAAAACGCTGTAATGCAGGCAGACGACGCGCTGAAGACGGTTCACCTGGAGCTCACAGAGACTTGCCTGGACATGATGGCCCGCTATGTCTTCTCTAACTTCTCCGCCTTGCCCAagag GTCTCCCATCGCTGAGTTCCTATTGGCTGGTGGACCCAGCATGACCTGGTTGGTGGGTAACAAGCTGGTTACCATAACGACCAGCGGTGGCTCACGCACTCAGAACTTATTAGGCCTTGACACAGCAGAGAGACCAGGGGGAGGAGAGATGACCcg GTCAGACCCAACACTTCACACCAGACAAACGAAGGAAGCTCCAGCCAAACTGGAGTCTCAGTCCAGTCAACAGCTGAGCCGAGCTTCACGCATCAGAGTCCGCTCCATGTCCG gtggtCATGCTCTGCGTGCTGGAGCGGTGCAGAGTCTCAGCCCCCTGGTTTCTCCATCTGAGGGGGAATTTGGCTCTCCTCTGGAAGCTCTGAACTGTCCTCGTGGTGTAGAGGAACTCCCAcaatcctcctcttcctcctcacacGCGGCGCTGCCCCTCAGAGACAAGAGCGGCCTGGCCGAGTTCGTGCCCATGCTCACGCAAGGATGGGCTCAAATATTTATAAGGAGACCATCAG GAAACACCAGCTGGCTAATGTGTCTGGAGAATCCGCCGAGTCCGTTCTCCTCAGAGCTGGGAAACATGCCTCTGCAGGAGCTTTCTAGTGTCCTCATGGCTATGGATGGGGTAAGAGAACCCCAGACTGATGCTCCGTCTGCCTGTTCAGCTTCATCTGATGCCCCCAAGCATCATAACAAACCCAGCTTTATACAGCGCTCCAACACGG ACTCTGTGGTCGTGTTAGAAGAAGGCGGGCAGGGAAAGGCACCGGAGTCGGACCCGGAGTCGCCGCAGATGGAACTGGAGGGCGCGACATCGGAACCGATTTACATGAGCGCCGATATGTTCAAGCCTTCAAACACCATGCTGAGCAGG TCCTCCTCAACCTCCAGTCAGGATGACAAGTCGACCCTCGAGGAGGTGAGTGAGGGAGGCATCCCGATTGACCAGCCCCCGTTGACCTTCTCCACTCCCGGAGCTCCAGACTCGGACTTGCCCTTTTCCCACTCGCAGACTCTGAACAAGTCCAGCTCCTCTCCAGAGCTCCAGACCCTGCCTGAGGCCTTTGCAAGAGCCACAGGCTCTGCGGTTGGAGCAGGAGATCTACCCTGGTCTAGGAGCCTGGTTGAAGGAAAAAATATGCAAGGTCAGGGTTTATCTGAAAGAGAAACCctaggagagggagagagtgtcgGTTCAGCAGGACCTCAGAGCCTGGGTGCCAGCGTATCCACATCATCTTCCACCTCCAAGATGAAGCTGGAGTTCCCGAGCGCCCAGCCAGGCTCCCTGTCACCTAGTGGACATCGGCCTCGCGGGCACACCATCTCTGTTTCTGCTCCCTCATcacggagagagaggaagtcTGACCGCGAGTCCTACCACAACCGAGCAGGCATGTCTAATTCTGAGAAGAGCTCCGGGCTGAGCCCAAG TTTTGTCTTCCTACAGCTTTACCATTCGCCCTTTTTTGGTAACGAGTCCAACAAGCCCCTCCTCCTGCCCAAATCAGAG CTAATCGATCGAGCAGTTAAAGTGCTGGATCAGATGCCGCCGTACGACACTCATAAGATAGGAGTGGTGTTCGTGGGACCTGGACAG GCGAATAATGAGGTGGCGATCCTGTCGAACGAGTACGGGTCGAACCGTTACGCTCGGTTCCTGACTGGCCTCGGGAAACTCATCCACCTGAAGGACTGCGACCCGGACCAGATCTTCCTGGGAGGACTGGATCACGGACGCTACGCAGATGATGGAGAGTTCACCTACTGCTGGCACGATGACATCATGCAAG CCATTTTTCACATTGCCACGCTGATGCCCAACAGAGAGAGCGATAAGAGCTGCTGCAACAAGAAACGCCACATCGGGAACGACTTTGTGGTGGTGGTTTACAACGACTCGGGTGAGGAATACAAACTGGGTACCATTAAG GGCCAGTTTAACTTTGTGGAGGTGGTCATAAAGCCTCTGGACTACGAGAGTAACCTGGTCACGCTGCAGTGTCGTAGAG ACCTGGAGGGTTTGGTGGACACCACAGTGGCGAAGATCGTATCGGACCAGAACCTTCCTCTGCTGGTGAGACAGATGGCTCTGCACGCTAAC ATGGCGTCACTGGTGCACCAGTACAGAGCGAATCCGTCTGACGCCTACGCTTCGAAATGGCTGGCGAGACTCCGGCACATCAAGAGGATCAGAATTCGG GCTCAAGAGGAGATCCAGTCCCGGCCCACACCCGGAATCTCGCTCACGCAGAGCCACGCCCCCATGCAGAACAAACCCTCCCACCAGCCCTCAGGCTCCGCCCCCAACACAGACTGCGGCCAGAGGAAGCGTCTGGTTTCGACGGTCGACGACTTCACCGATTTTGTTTAG